Proteins encoded in a region of the Enterococcus gilvus ATCC BAA-350 genome:
- a CDS encoding SDR family oxidoreductase — protein MNLENEVVVITGAGGGIGINAAKKVSSLGAKVVLADIDEEHLRSLAGELRAEGGAVEYFKVDVTKSEDMKKLVAFTKEKYGKIDVFFNSAGVLNIGLNREMPSKEYTQVIEVNVLGVLNGLSAVLPEFRKVDKGHVVTMVSIGAHVVGPAMSTYAASKTAVLKIMEGARQEEADTKIRFTSISPGNVATDMGRKLDQTTDEYQILTPEAITDALLYALQQPEQVAINEIIFRPTKMMV, from the coding sequence ATGAATTTAGAAAATGAAGTGGTCGTCATTACTGGAGCAGGTGGTGGTATTGGAATAAATGCCGCAAAAAAAGTTTCTTCTTTAGGCGCTAAAGTAGTCTTGGCTGATATCGATGAGGAGCACTTACGTAGCTTAGCTGGAGAATTGAGAGCGGAAGGAGGTGCTGTGGAATACTTTAAAGTCGATGTGACGAAAAGTGAAGATATGAAGAAATTAGTCGCTTTTACAAAGGAAAAGTATGGAAAAATTGATGTTTTCTTTAATAGTGCGGGTGTGCTAAATATAGGGTTGAATCGAGAAATGCCTAGCAAAGAATACACGCAAGTGATCGAAGTAAATGTTTTAGGTGTTTTGAATGGTTTATCAGCGGTTTTGCCTGAATTTAGAAAAGTCGATAAAGGTCATGTTGTCACCATGGTTTCAATTGGCGCACATGTAGTTGGACCAGCAATGAGCACATACGCAGCATCAAAAACAGCAGTATTAAAAATTATGGAAGGGGCTCGACAAGAAGAAGCAGATACCAAAATACGATTTACATCAATTTCTCCTGGAAACGTGGCTACTGACATGGGAAGAAAATTGGATCAAACAACGGATGAGTATCAAATTCTAACACCTGAAGCCATCACAGATGCCTTGCTTTATGCCTTGCAGCAACCAGAGCAAGTAGCTATTAATGAGATTATTTTTAGACCTACAAAAATGATGGTCTAA
- a CDS encoding DUF2877 domain-containing protein, with the protein MIYRAIAAGAEVENIVSTNSSKSFSVDRQFENGFTLTNKEQLLYVGNDKKGVLPFGIHLNHSDYQAICEKKIRNCQFERQKDQLYLIDSFFEVMISEKIFYHGTPKAMTVNSVQLKQKIFQLEREELLLGSEFKGEREGTVPAFQKLLSLSPTNRAKGILYYLGRGEGIFPSGDCFLIGLMAVDQVVSIFTNDFYLLLRSFLVQKKWTTALSNTYLNYACKRTFGSFVNSAIDGLVGNDGNWKVKIEELKNLGESSASDILAGMVAGANVYLSKERKDFFI; encoded by the coding sequence ATGATATATCGAGCAATAGCAGCTGGTGCAGAAGTAGAAAATATTGTTTCAACCAATTCCTCGAAAAGCTTTAGTGTAGATCGCCAATTTGAAAATGGGTTTACGTTGACTAATAAGGAGCAGTTGCTCTATGTGGGGAATGATAAAAAAGGGGTCCTTCCTTTCGGGATCCATCTGAATCATTCAGATTACCAGGCAATCTGTGAGAAAAAAATACGAAATTGTCAGTTTGAAAGGCAGAAGGATCAATTATATTTAATTGATTCATTCTTTGAAGTAATGATTTCAGAAAAAATATTTTATCATGGAACACCAAAAGCAATGACTGTAAATTCAGTACAATTAAAGCAAAAAATTTTCCAATTAGAGCGAGAGGAGCTACTCCTTGGCTCTGAATTCAAAGGTGAAAGAGAAGGAACGGTTCCGGCTTTTCAAAAATTGCTTTCTTTAAGTCCAACAAACCGTGCAAAAGGGATTTTATATTATTTAGGAAGAGGAGAAGGCATTTTTCCTTCTGGCGATTGTTTCTTAATTGGCTTAATGGCGGTTGATCAAGTAGTATCAATTTTTACAAACGACTTCTATCTATTACTAAGAAGTTTTCTTGTTCAAAAAAAATGGACGACAGCGCTATCGAATACCTATCTAAATTATGCATGCAAAAGAACATTTGGCAGTTTCGTCAATTCGGCAATCGATGGATTGGTCGGTAACGATGGCAATTGGAAAGTAAAAATTGAAGAATTAAAAAATCTAGGCGAGTCCTCTGCTAGCGATATATTAGCTGGTATGGTTGCTGGAGCAAATGTGTATTTGAGCAAAGAGAGAAAGGATTTTTTCATTTAA
- a CDS encoding MarR family winged helix-turn-helix transcriptional regulator yields MDIEQLIEDFQTSRDKQQRAIFASLYILGNRLQTSFDKIDPSVTMKQFMVLVMVRQSSERAIDLTSCGKLLGCSRQNIKKLAIALEAKELIEMNRSEEDKRKTVLVLTKKGEHYFHSVETLHSHALATIFNGYSDKELSNFFDIFMKLYQGVEKLEINE; encoded by the coding sequence GTGGATATCGAACAATTAATAGAAGACTTTCAAACAAGTAGAGATAAACAGCAGCGCGCTATTTTCGCTAGTCTATACATTTTAGGAAATCGGCTGCAAACCTCTTTCGATAAAATTGATCCGTCTGTGACAATGAAGCAGTTTATGGTTTTAGTTATGGTAAGGCAATCGTCTGAAAGGGCTATTGATTTAACAAGTTGCGGAAAATTGCTAGGCTGTTCAAGGCAAAATATCAAAAAATTAGCGATAGCATTAGAAGCAAAGGAATTGATCGAAATGAATCGAAGTGAAGAGGATAAGCGAAAGACGGTTCTCGTCTTAACAAAGAAAGGGGAACACTATTTTCATTCAGTTGAAACATTGCACAGCCATGCTTTGGCAACCATTTTCAATGGATATTCTGATAAGGAGCTATCGAACTTTTTTGATATTTTTATGAAATTGTACCAAGGTGTCGAGAAATTGGAAATCAATGAATAA
- a CDS encoding flavodoxin domain-containing protein gives MNKMEKLVIYATKRGSSKKYAEAFAQKHGYPIYEQGGVPSEDFAGSKKLYYFGSVYAGRVFQLNKLKEKCREGMEITVVPVGLSSKNDQEKMVEIRKGIIEIFPEAEIFYMRGRLSYKELSFPEKILIKMINKESKKKESQNKLDIEKAIGQVVEEDGVDFINLNELEVIE, from the coding sequence ATGAATAAAATGGAAAAGCTTGTTATTTATGCCACGAAAAGAGGAAGTTCTAAAAAATATGCGGAGGCATTTGCACAAAAGCATGGCTATCCGATTTATGAACAAGGGGGGGTGCCTTCAGAAGACTTCGCGGGTTCAAAAAAATTATACTATTTTGGCAGTGTATACGCTGGTAGAGTTTTTCAGTTAAACAAGTTGAAAGAAAAATGCAGAGAAGGAATGGAAATCACAGTAGTACCAGTCGGTTTATCTTCAAAAAATGACCAAGAAAAAATGGTTGAAATTCGTAAAGGAATTATTGAAATTTTTCCGGAGGCAGAGATTTTCTACATGAGAGGACGATTGTCATATAAAGAATTGAGTTTCCCCGAAAAAATACTGATAAAGATGATCAATAAAGAGAGCAAGAAAAAGGAATCGCAGAATAAATTGGATATTGAAAAAGCAATTGGACAAGTTGTAGAGGAAGACGGTGTAGACTTTATCAATTTAAACGAATTAGAAGTTATTGAGTAG
- a CDS encoding MetQ/NlpA family ABC transporter substrate-binding protein, producing the protein MKKIGFVALVFSCFIFLAACSSGSAEKADKIKIGASPTPHAEILEHIKPELKKKGIELEIVKFDDYVLPNKALENGDIDANYFSTVPYFNLQKKENDYRFSNIGAIHLEPMGIYSHKIKKISEIPSGAKVIVSNVPSEWGRVLNIFVENKLLKIKPGVAIDKATFEDITENPKNLVFDHSVDPTLLTSAFENNEGDLVAINSNFAYEKGLNPVKDSLMIEQKNSPYVNIVATKTSNKENKDLKKVVDVLHEPQVQKWIEKKWGGSIVPVSE; encoded by the coding sequence ATGAAAAAAATTGGTTTCGTTGCATTGGTATTTAGTTGTTTCATTTTTTTAGCAGCTTGTAGTTCGGGTTCCGCAGAGAAAGCGGATAAAATAAAAATTGGGGCCTCCCCTACGCCTCATGCAGAAATTTTAGAACATATCAAACCCGAATTGAAAAAGAAGGGGATTGAACTAGAAATTGTAAAATTTGATGACTATGTTTTACCGAATAAAGCGTTAGAAAATGGGGATATAGATGCAAATTATTTTTCAACAGTCCCTTATTTTAATTTACAAAAAAAAGAAAACGACTATCGTTTTTCAAATATAGGAGCAATCCATTTAGAACCGATGGGGATCTATTCACACAAAATAAAGAAAATTAGCGAAATACCTTCTGGTGCGAAAGTAATCGTCTCAAACGTTCCCTCAGAATGGGGACGTGTGCTGAATATTTTTGTTGAGAATAAACTTTTAAAAATCAAGCCAGGAGTAGCCATCGATAAAGCTACTTTTGAAGACATAACAGAAAATCCAAAAAACTTAGTCTTTGATCATAGTGTCGATCCAACCTTATTAACCTCGGCTTTTGAAAACAATGAAGGAGATCTTGTCGCGATCAATTCTAATTTTGCTTATGAAAAAGGATTGAATCCAGTAAAAGATTCTTTAATGATCGAGCAAAAGAACTCGCCATATGTAAACATCGTAGCGACAAAAACGAGCAATAAAGAGAATAAAGACTTGAAAAAAGTGGTGGATGTCCTACATGAGCCGCAAGTGCAAAAGTGGATCGAGAAAAAATGGGGTGGATCGATTGTACCCGTCAGTGAATAA
- the msrA gene encoding peptide-methionine (S)-S-oxide reductase MsrA — protein MERAVFAGGCFWCMIQPFDSLAGIQSVISGYTGGTKENPTYLEVKSGETGHTEAVEIIYDPLVISYDELLEIYWQQTDPTDAFGQFEDRGSSYRPVIFYFDEKQKEHAEKSKETLQNSGRFDEPIVTKIEKATVFYPAEEEHQDYYQRNPENYQKNAARRKKFISEFW, from the coding sequence ATGGAGAGAGCAGTATTTGCAGGTGGTTGTTTCTGGTGTATGATTCAACCTTTCGATAGCCTTGCGGGCATTCAATCGGTAATCTCAGGTTATACAGGGGGAACAAAGGAAAACCCAACGTATTTAGAAGTTAAAAGTGGCGAGACAGGTCATACGGAGGCCGTGGAAATTATATATGATCCTTTAGTTATTTCATACGATGAGCTTCTAGAAATCTATTGGCAACAGACAGACCCAACGGACGCATTTGGTCAATTTGAAGATCGAGGGAGCAGTTACAGACCGGTTATTTTTTACTTTGACGAGAAGCAAAAAGAACATGCTGAAAAAAGTAAGGAAACACTGCAAAATAGCGGAAGATTTGATGAGCCGATTGTAACTAAAATCGAGAAAGCAACGGTATTCTATCCAGCAGAGGAAGAGCATCAAGACTATTATCAAAGGAATCCTGAAAACTATCAAAAAAATGCAGCCCGCAGAAAAAAATTTATCTCTGAGTTTTGGTAG
- a CDS encoding Crp/Fnr family transcriptional regulator yields MTYPLQEHHFKLLKKYGLSDHHALCEIRHYESGDIVFSQGFEYKYILLVVSGKAKVCTTSPSGKSLVLAYYLSSGIIGDVELMSKTNYATASVVALSAFECLVVPFQDDDDTMFKNLTFMTELAKGLSNNLMSSSHDYSSNALYSGEQRLCTYILKGAYKNYFYDNLSDVAATIGISYRHLLRLLKKLCESNILKKEKRAFLLLDKEKLIQYSSEVSYFENETL; encoded by the coding sequence ATGACTTATCCGTTACAAGAACACCATTTTAAATTGTTAAAAAAATATGGATTATCCGATCATCACGCGCTATGTGAAATACGTCACTACGAGTCTGGAGATATCGTTTTTTCTCAGGGATTTGAATATAAATATATCCTGCTGGTTGTCTCTGGAAAGGCGAAAGTTTGTACAACTTCTCCTTCAGGAAAAAGTCTTGTTTTAGCATACTATCTATCAAGCGGTATCATCGGAGATGTCGAATTAATGTCCAAGACAAACTATGCTACAGCCTCTGTCGTTGCACTCTCAGCTTTCGAATGTCTCGTCGTTCCTTTTCAAGATGACGATGATACAATGTTCAAAAATTTAACTTTTATGACCGAGCTGGCGAAGGGGTTATCAAACAATCTAATGAGCTCCTCACATGACTATTCTTCAAATGCACTTTACTCTGGAGAACAAAGACTCTGTACTTATATATTAAAAGGCGCCTACAAAAATTATTTTTATGACAATCTTTCTGATGTTGCGGCAACAATTGGCATCAGCTATCGCCACCTATTACGTTTACTAAAAAAATTGTGTGAGAGCAACATTTTAAAAAAGGAAAAACGAGCATTCTTACTACTTGATAAAGAAAAATTGATCCAGTACTCGTCAGAAGTTTCTTATTTTGAAAATGAAACGCTGTAA
- the nox gene encoding H2O-forming NADH oxidase, with product MTKTVIVGTNHAGIAAANTLLDTFDDQEVVMIDRNNNLSYLGCGTALWVGRQIDSYEGLFYTKKEDFESKGAKISMETTVDHIDYGKKEVHCLLNNGESFIESYDKLILATGSVPISPNVPGRDLENIHFLKRFQDGQAVDEILNSDSIENVAVIGAGYIGVEIAEAAKRRGKNVLLFDAMERSLPSYYDKWFTDDMDATLSEHGIELHFGELAKEYKGNGKVESIVTDKGEYPIELVINAIGFLPNNELGKSHLDLYKNGAYLVDRYQQTSDPNVYAVGDCATIYSNALQDTTYIALATNAVRSGIVAGYNIGGVSLESTGVQGSNGISIFGLHMVSTGLSVEAAAKNGIDVKYTDFEDLQRPGFMKKNAKVKIRIVYEESSRRVVGAQLSSTEDISGVIHMFSLAIEEQVTIDKLKLLDIFFLPHFNQPYNYITMAALDAE from the coding sequence ATGACAAAAACAGTAATAGTTGGTACAAACCATGCAGGGATTGCCGCAGCGAACACGTTATTAGACACATTCGATGATCAGGAAGTAGTAATGATCGATCGGAACAATAATTTGAGTTATTTGGGTTGTGGAACGGCGTTATGGGTGGGACGTCAAATAGACTCTTATGAAGGCTTATTTTATACAAAAAAAGAAGACTTTGAGAGCAAAGGTGCTAAGATCTCCATGGAAACAACCGTTGATCACATTGATTATGGGAAAAAAGAAGTTCATTGTCTGCTTAATAATGGCGAATCATTCATTGAAAGCTACGACAAGCTAATTTTAGCGACAGGGTCAGTGCCAATATCACCGAATGTTCCTGGTCGAGATTTAGAAAATATTCATTTTTTGAAACGTTTTCAAGATGGTCAAGCGGTTGATGAAATTTTAAATTCAGATAGTATCGAGAATGTTGCGGTAATCGGTGCTGGCTATATTGGTGTAGAAATTGCTGAGGCAGCAAAACGACGCGGAAAAAATGTTTTATTATTTGATGCAATGGAGCGTTCACTGCCAAGCTATTATGATAAATGGTTTACTGATGACATGGATGCTACTTTAAGCGAGCATGGAATTGAACTGCATTTCGGGGAGCTTGCGAAAGAGTATAAAGGCAATGGAAAGGTGGAATCCATTGTCACTGACAAAGGGGAGTATCCTATTGAACTTGTCATTAATGCAATCGGATTTTTGCCAAACAATGAATTGGGAAAAAGCCATCTGGACTTGTATAAAAATGGTGCCTATTTAGTTGATCGCTATCAACAAACGAGCGATCCAAATGTATATGCAGTCGGAGATTGCGCAACGATTTATTCAAATGCACTTCAAGATACAACCTACATTGCTTTAGCAACCAATGCAGTACGATCAGGTATTGTAGCAGGTTACAACATAGGTGGCGTTTCCTTAGAATCTACTGGGGTACAAGGATCTAATGGTATTTCTATTTTTGGGCTGCATATGGTATCGACAGGATTATCCGTTGAAGCAGCAGCTAAAAATGGTATTGACGTAAAATACACAGATTTTGAAGATTTACAGCGTCCTGGTTTTATGAAAAAGAATGCCAAAGTTAAAATCCGTATTGTGTATGAAGAAAGTTCTCGTCGAGTAGTCGGCGCACAATTATCTTCAACAGAAGATATTTCGGGTGTGATTCACATGTTCTCATTAGCGATTGAAGAACAAGTGACGATTGATAAATTGAAGCTATTAGATATCTTCTTCCTGCCTCATTTTAACCAACCGTATAACTATATTACTATGGCGGCCCTAGATGCAGAATAA
- a CDS encoding GNAT family N-acetyltransferase has translation MLDKSVPFIPFTMFRPSDAPPLPKITLPDGYRFAFYKPGDERDWCRIETAVLEFDSEKEAAEYFQHSFMPYEKELRRRMLFIENPEGKKVATFTAWWTEDRSPRLHWLGVIPEEQKKGLAKALVIRVTELLHEYYPNQDLYLSTQTWSHHAVRLYEKINYQIFQNQNYQKILDILKRTK, from the coding sequence ATGTTGGATAAATCTGTACCATTCATTCCTTTTACGATGTTCCGTCCCTCAGATGCACCGCCCTTACCTAAAATTACTTTACCTGATGGTTATCGCTTCGCTTTTTATAAACCTGGCGATGAAAGAGATTGGTGTCGTATTGAAACAGCCGTCTTAGAATTTGATTCAGAGAAGGAAGCCGCCGAGTACTTTCAGCATTCTTTTATGCCTTACGAAAAAGAACTACGCCGTCGGATGCTTTTTATAGAGAACCCTGAAGGGAAAAAGGTCGCAACCTTCACGGCTTGGTGGACAGAAGATCGTTCCCCAAGACTGCATTGGTTAGGTGTGATTCCTGAGGAACAAAAAAAGGGCCTGGCCAAGGCTTTAGTCATTCGTGTTACTGAACTTCTTCATGAATACTACCCGAACCAGGATCTTTATTTAAGTACACAAACCTGGAGCCATCATGCGGTAAGGCTTTATGAAAAGATCAACTATCAAATTTTTCAAAATCAAAACTATCAGAAAATTTTAGACATTTTAAAAAGAACCAAATAA
- a CDS encoding TIR domain-containing protein, translated as MAKRVFFSFSYEEDWSRAFVVKNNWTLKENDESGFINKAEFERMKRDGSANIERWIDKQLVGTSVTVVLIGSETLDSTYVQYGIKKSYERGNTIIALKIGKVKNLNQQTSISQSVVKIVGKNEEGKLLWFDEILDEEYDYIKNDGYTNLEKWIENVDKVKEG; from the coding sequence ATGGCAAAGAGGGTGTTCTTCAGCTTTTCTTACGAAGAAGATTGGTCTCGAGCATTCGTTGTTAAGAATAATTGGACGCTTAAAGAAAATGACGAGTCTGGGTTTATTAACAAAGCAGAGTTTGAACGAATGAAACGGGATGGCAGTGCAAATATTGAACGATGGATTGACAAACAATTGGTGGGAACCTCTGTAACAGTGGTTTTGATTGGAAGCGAAACATTGGATTCAACGTATGTTCAATATGGAATAAAGAAAAGTTATGAGCGTGGCAATACAATCATAGCGCTCAAAATTGGAAAAGTTAAAAATTTGAATCAGCAAACATCAATCAGTCAATCAGTGGTAAAGATAGTAGGAAAAAATGAGGAAGGAAAATTATTATGGTTTGATGAGATCTTGGATGAGGAATATGATTATATCAAAAACGATGGGTATACGAACTTAGAAAAATGGATAGAGAACGTTGATAAAGTAAAAGAGGGGTAA
- a CDS encoding sulfurtransferase, whose amino-acid sequence MKKMITVIGCLLLTALVVYSKTEVVHAADKSNKVQRLVKSKDIKEDDFFVDAKWAKKQMKNNEDTVIIEASYGEGKDYKKAHIPGALHIDTMEIESEETNWNIFDAETCKEVFLKRGVTKTTPIIVYSSDINAAARVAFVAYWLGVDQVKILDGGLKAWEKADYKVEKGEEEGKAAKDFGANVPGRPEYLISTSADLVASKEKNPELVLASIRSWKEFTGKTSGYDYIENAGEPEGAVYAKSSKTSADVAQLMNNDGTVKEPTKIFAAWKKWGITPDKEVAFYCGTGWRAATAFFITKQEGWKDVRLFDGGWFDWDKAHQKDPSKYPVQIGDPRDKDKVKILK is encoded by the coding sequence ATGAAAAAAATGATTACAGTAATTGGCTGTTTGTTGTTAACAGCATTAGTTGTCTATTCAAAAACAGAAGTGGTTCATGCTGCGGATAAGTCGAACAAAGTTCAGCGGTTGGTCAAAAGCAAAGATATCAAAGAGGATGATTTCTTTGTCGATGCAAAATGGGCTAAAAAACAAATGAAAAATAACGAAGATACAGTGATTATCGAGGCTTCTTATGGTGAAGGTAAAGACTATAAAAAGGCTCATATTCCAGGCGCCCTCCATATCGACACAATGGAAATTGAAAGTGAAGAAACCAATTGGAATATTTTCGATGCTGAAACATGTAAAGAAGTATTTTTAAAACGCGGCGTGACAAAAACAACGCCAATAATTGTCTATTCTAGTGATATCAATGCAGCAGCACGTGTAGCCTTCGTTGCCTATTGGTTGGGTGTAGACCAAGTGAAGATTTTAGATGGCGGATTAAAGGCATGGGAAAAAGCGGACTATAAAGTAGAAAAAGGGGAAGAAGAAGGAAAAGCAGCAAAAGATTTCGGTGCGAACGTTCCAGGACGCCCTGAGTACTTAATTTCTACTTCTGCTGATTTAGTTGCTTCAAAAGAAAAGAATCCTGAGTTAGTTTTAGCAAGTATTCGTAGTTGGAAAGAGTTCACAGGCAAAACTAGCGGATATGACTATATTGAAAATGCGGGTGAACCTGAAGGCGCTGTATACGCAAAATCAAGTAAAACGAGTGCTGATGTTGCTCAATTAATGAATAACGATGGAACTGTCAAAGAACCAACAAAAATTTTTGCTGCATGGAAAAAATGGGGAATCACGCCTGATAAAGAAGTTGCTTTCTATTGTGGGACTGGTTGGCGTGCAGCAACGGCATTCTTTATTACAAAACAAGAAGGCTGGAAGGATGTACGATTATTTGACGGCGGATGGTTTGATTGGGATAAAGCACATCAAAAAGATCCAAGTAAATATCCGGTTCAAATCGGCGACCCAAGAGACAAAGATAAAGTGAAAATCTTGAAATAA